GCGGAATGCGCGAGCGCGGACATCGTGTCATCATCGCGCCGCTGGCGGGCTCGATGCTCGCGGCGGAAGCGAAGGCGCGCGGCTTCGAGACCCGCGAAGTGCCGTACGCCTCGGGCGGACGCGAGTTTACCGCGGCGCGGACACTGGCACGCGTCTTACGACACGACAAGGTGGACGTCATCCACTCGAATTCAAATCACGACCGCACCATAGGCGCCATCGCTGCGCGCGCGCTCAAATGCGCCAGCATCGCCTCGATACACAGTTGCCTGAGCATCAGCCACAACATCACACACTGGGTGCGCAATCGTTTCCTCATCGACCGTTTCACACCGGTCGGACATTCCACCGCGCGTATCATGACGGGCACCGATCACATCCCCGCCGCACGCATCAGCGTGGTGCATATCGGTCTGCCGGAGGAGGACGTCCGCTACACCGACGAGGGCCGCTCGAAAGTGCGGCGCGAACTCGGCCTCGACGACAACACGGTTCTGCTCGGCAATCTCGCGCGCCTCGTCGCGTTTAAAGGCCACACCTACCTGCTCTCGGCCATGCAGCATCTGCTGCCGCGTCATCCGCAGCTCCGCTGCGCCATCGCTGGTGACGGCGAACTACGCACTTCGCTGCAGAGCCAGATCGACGCACTGGGCATCGGCCACGCGGTGACACTGCTCGGACATCGGACAGACATA
The sequence above is a segment of the Ignavibacteriota bacterium genome. Coding sequences within it:
- a CDS encoding glycosyltransferase family 4 protein; translation: MARSLTIVLTNDARDIAGGENYVLYVARGMRERGHRVIIAPLAGSMLAAEAKARGFETREVPYASGGREFTAARTLARVLRHDKVDVIHSNSNHDRTIGAIAARALKCASIASIHSCLSISHNITHWVRNRFLIDRFTPVGHSTARIMTGTDHIPAARISVVHIGLPEEDVRYTDEGRSKVRRELGLDDNTVLLGNLARLVAFKGHTYLLSAMQHLLPRHPQLRCAIAGDGELRTSLQSQIDALGIGHAVTLLGHRTDISEYLSACDIYVQPSVDFGGETFPVSILNAMAAGRPAVASDVGDIRYMVLDGENGILTKEKNVRSLTDALETLITDAQRRVAMGARARELFLERFTLDTMIGNLEHVYREVLTSRGGKSSAGR